A genomic segment from Bryobacteraceae bacterium encodes:
- a CDS encoding alpha/beta hydrolase, whose protein sequence is MIGLVAAAAGLALAAEAGIVYGEAGGETLTLDYYAGAGAASRPAVILIHGGGFTGGDSRGAAYYAEFLAPAGYAVFAINYRLAPKHPYPAAVQDVRRAVRFVRKNAKRWRVDGRRIALMGGAEGGYLGSLAGVAPEKGSDVQAVVSLGAPSDFRGQPVTAGLLAFLGMRMEEVGAETALAEASPAMHIGPDAPPFLFVHGDRDEGAPLAQSVHFQLALQEAGVAADLIVIAGGGGAPERWREAGSRDWEGEVVAWLGSRLGVRGAGRR, encoded by the coding sequence ATGATCGGGCTCGTCGCGGCGGCGGCGGGGCTGGCGTTGGCGGCGGAGGCGGGGATCGTCTACGGCGAAGCAGGAGGAGAAACACTCACGCTCGACTACTACGCGGGCGCGGGGGCGGCGTCGCGTCCGGCAGTGATCCTGATCCACGGCGGCGGATTCACAGGGGGCGACAGCCGAGGGGCAGCCTACTACGCGGAGTTCCTGGCGCCGGCCGGATATGCGGTGTTCGCGATCAACTACCGGCTGGCTCCGAAGCATCCGTATCCGGCGGCGGTGCAGGACGTGCGGCGGGCGGTGCGGTTCGTGCGGAAAAACGCGAAGCGATGGCGCGTGGATGGGCGGCGGATCGCGTTGATGGGCGGGGCGGAGGGCGGATACCTGGGCAGCTTGGCGGGCGTGGCTCCGGAGAAGGGGTCCGACGTGCAAGCGGTGGTGTCGCTGGGCGCGCCGAGCGACTTTCGTGGACAGCCGGTGACGGCGGGCCTGCTGGCTTTTCTGGGGATGCGGATGGAGGAGGTTGGGGCGGAGACGGCGTTGGCCGAGGCTTCGCCGGCGATGCATATCGGTCCGGACGCTCCGCCGTTTCTCTTCGTTCACGGGGATCGGGATGAGGGGGCCCCGCTGGCGCAGTCGGTCCATTTTCAGTTGGCGCTGCAGGAGGCTGGCGTAGCGGCGGACCTGATTGTGATCGCGGGGGGAGGCGGGGCGCCGGAGCGGTGGCGGGAGGCGGGGTCGCGGGATTGGGAGGGGGAGGTGGTGGCGTGGTTAGGTTCGCGGTTGGGGGTGCGGGGTGCGGGGCGGCGCTGA
- a CDS encoding PIN domain-containing protein, giving the protein MNDLLVIRAIFVVATAAAAYALRPFQLSGPAATVVGAAAGMAIVLFEVRLKQVSLKRLIGAAVGSVLGIFGSYLISLVVGRAFPANNATVPFLQLLILLTMTYVGLIVGANKGDMLNLAALGGLFGTEKSAAQPFKILDTSVIIDGRIGDIAETGFLDGILVIPQFVLRELQLVADSADSSKRNRGRRGLDVLQRMQKMPSLHIQILEDDFEHIREVDMKLIELAKAYNCKIVTNDFNLNKVAQLHGVEVLNINELATAIKPVVLPGETMRVFILKEGKEYNQGVAYLDDGTMVVVDNARRMISRTIDINVTSVLQTTAGKMIFGRFDEKVHGVFERGDRGQGQGGGGREPQAAAAGGASSG; this is encoded by the coding sequence ATGAACGATCTGTTGGTCATCCGGGCGATATTCGTAGTGGCGACGGCGGCGGCGGCGTACGCACTGCGGCCGTTCCAGCTTTCGGGACCGGCGGCAACGGTGGTGGGCGCGGCGGCAGGCATGGCGATTGTCCTGTTTGAGGTACGCCTGAAGCAGGTGAGCCTGAAGCGGTTGATCGGAGCGGCGGTGGGGTCTGTATTGGGAATTTTCGGGTCGTATCTGATTTCGCTGGTGGTGGGAAGGGCGTTTCCGGCCAACAACGCGACGGTGCCATTCCTCCAGTTGCTGATCCTGCTGACCATGACCTACGTCGGACTGATCGTGGGCGCGAACAAGGGCGATATGCTGAATCTGGCGGCGCTTGGAGGGCTGTTCGGCACGGAGAAAAGCGCCGCCCAGCCGTTCAAGATTCTGGATACGAGCGTGATTATCGACGGGCGGATCGGAGATATCGCCGAGACGGGCTTCCTCGACGGGATCCTGGTGATCCCTCAGTTCGTGCTGCGGGAGCTACAGTTGGTAGCGGACTCGGCCGATTCGTCCAAGAGGAATCGGGGCCGGCGCGGACTCGACGTGCTCCAGCGAATGCAGAAGATGCCCTCGCTTCACATCCAGATCCTTGAGGACGACTTTGAGCACATCCGCGAAGTGGATATGAAATTGATCGAACTCGCCAAGGCGTACAACTGCAAGATCGTGACCAACGATTTCAATCTGAATAAGGTGGCGCAGCTGCACGGCGTCGAGGTGCTGAACATCAACGAACTGGCGACGGCGATCAAACCGGTGGTGCTTCCTGGCGAGACGATGCGGGTTTTTATCCTCAAGGAAGGCAAAGAGTACAACCAGGGCGTGGCGTACCTCGACGACGGGACGATGGTGGTGGTGGACAACGCGCGGCGGATGATTTCGCGGACGATCGACATCAACGTGACAAGCGTGCTGCAGACGACGGCCGGAAAGATGATCTTCGGGCGCTTCGATGAAAAGGTTCATGGCGTGTTCGAACGCGGCGATCGCGGGCAGGGCCAAGGCGGCGGGGGGCGGGAACCGCAGGCGGCTGCCGCGGGCGGCGCCTCAAGCGGTTGA
- the ispD gene encoding 2-C-methyl-D-erythritol 4-phosphate cytidylyltransferase — protein sequence MIIPAAGLGIRMGRQPDRAGSRKQFLLLDDEPILLHTIRKFLAVETVSEIVVALRAEDGEWAGEIAGAAGRSGKPVRVVEGGDSRQESVENALASIDPAVDLVAVHDAVRPFVSVETIAAVIREANETGAAIAGIVPVDTVKQVHRNKIRQTIPRERLVLAQTPQVFRYALLKDAFERARTDSFAGTDEASLVERLEQVEVSVVPGSDRNIKITKPGDMELARLFLEQERAPRTEG from the coding sequence GTGATCATACCCGCTGCCGGTCTCGGCATCCGCATGGGCCGGCAGCCGGATCGGGCGGGTTCGCGGAAGCAGTTTCTGCTGCTCGACGACGAGCCGATCCTGCTTCACACAATCCGTAAGTTTCTGGCTGTGGAAACGGTGTCGGAGATCGTGGTGGCGCTGCGAGCCGAGGACGGCGAATGGGCAGGTGAGATCGCCGGCGCGGCGGGCCGAAGCGGCAAACCGGTGCGAGTGGTGGAAGGTGGCGATTCGCGGCAGGAATCCGTGGAGAATGCGCTGGCCTCGATCGACCCGGCGGTGGACCTGGTGGCGGTCCACGACGCGGTGCGTCCGTTCGTGAGCGTGGAAACGATCGCGGCGGTGATTCGCGAGGCGAACGAGACGGGCGCGGCGATCGCCGGCATCGTTCCGGTGGACACGGTGAAGCAGGTTCATCGCAACAAGATCCGGCAGACGATTCCACGCGAACGGCTGGTGCTGGCGCAAACGCCGCAGGTGTTCCGGTACGCGCTGTTGAAAGACGCGTTCGAGCGCGCCCGGACCGACAGCTTCGCCGGCACCGACGAAGCGAGCCTGGTGGAACGGCTGGAGCAGGTGGAAGTAAGCGTAGTGCCAGGCAGCGACCGGAATATCAAAATCACCAAGCCGGGCGATATGGAACTGGCGCGGTTGTTCCTCGAGCAGGAGCGGGCGCCGCGGACGGAAGGGTGA
- a CDS encoding serine hydrolase domain-containing protein encodes MRAVAGLLLLVIAAQGAEGLAPAKAAEIEKLISEEMSRQGIPAVSVAVGSGGAMLWSAGYGLADVENYVPAKASTMYRLGSISKPITAVAAMQLAEAGKIDLDAPIDRYVAGFPRKRWPVTVRQLLGHLGGIRHYRNPAEINSTKHYDDLAATLRQFQEDGLVAEPGTKYSYTTYGYVLLGLAVENASGVRFLDYLRTRIFRPAGMERIRDDHTFAIIPNRARGYVRVNGDLRNCALADTSNKIPGGGLASTAEDLIRFELALESDRLLKPAARDSMYQRQRLRGGGTTAYGLGWSVARNDRRLVVFHTGGQQGVSTILKAIPRDRISVALMCNLEKADLRPLSDRILRVLGGTGDAVKDSAGRRKWGGVAQPAAWAPRGLPGGTPSRPR; translated from the coding sequence ATGCGGGCCGTCGCCGGTTTGTTGTTGCTGGTGATTGCGGCGCAAGGCGCCGAGGGGCTGGCGCCGGCGAAGGCGGCCGAGATCGAGAAGCTGATCTCGGAGGAGATGTCGCGGCAGGGAATACCGGCGGTGTCGGTAGCGGTAGGGTCTGGCGGAGCGATGTTGTGGTCGGCGGGCTACGGTTTGGCTGACGTGGAGAACTACGTCCCGGCGAAGGCTTCGACGATGTACCGCCTGGGATCGATTTCGAAGCCGATCACGGCGGTGGCGGCGATGCAGTTGGCCGAGGCGGGAAAGATCGACCTGGACGCGCCGATCGACCGGTACGTAGCGGGCTTCCCACGCAAGCGATGGCCGGTGACGGTGCGGCAGTTGCTTGGGCACCTGGGCGGGATTCGCCACTACCGGAATCCCGCCGAGATCAACAGCACGAAGCACTACGACGACCTCGCCGCGACGTTGAGGCAGTTTCAGGAAGATGGACTGGTGGCCGAACCGGGGACAAAGTACAGCTACACCACATATGGATATGTACTGCTGGGCCTGGCGGTGGAGAACGCATCCGGTGTGCGTTTCCTCGACTACCTGCGGACGCGGATTTTTCGCCCGGCGGGAATGGAGCGAATTCGCGACGACCACACCTTCGCGATCATTCCGAATCGAGCGCGCGGTTACGTTCGCGTGAACGGCGACCTCCGCAACTGCGCGTTGGCGGACACGAGCAACAAGATTCCTGGCGGGGGGCTGGCATCGACGGCGGAGGACCTGATCCGGTTCGAACTGGCGCTCGAATCCGACCGGCTGCTGAAGCCGGCGGCGCGGGACAGCATGTATCAACGGCAGCGGCTGCGGGGCGGAGGAACAACGGCGTACGGGCTGGGGTGGTCCGTGGCGCGGAACGACCGGCGGCTTGTGGTTTTCCATACGGGTGGCCAGCAGGGCGTGTCGACCATTCTCAAGGCGATCCCCAGAGACCGGATTTCGGTGGCGCTGATGTGCAACCTGGAGAAGGCGGACCTGCGCCCGCTCTCGGACCGAATTCTGCGAGTTCTGGGGGGTACCGGCGATGCGGTGAAAGACTCGGCGGGGCGGCGAAAATGGGGTGGAGTGGCGCAACCCGCGGCCTGGGCGCCTCGCGGATTGCCCGGGGGAACGCCGAGCCGCCCGCGATGA
- a CDS encoding response regulator — MASHEFVSTAAPGEIVTPATDAALPAADSSSAIVAPATRLEGRVEGRLEGMLGTSGTWEHHTERIPAILILDDLDINRRLLRAMLKTAQYKVFEAKRATEALQILERETVDLLILDLMMPEMSGLEFCQRIKANRKTQLVPILMLTSVQGIENEIAGISSGADEFLTKPLHPEVVRTRIRAMLRNKAAIDSLEEAETILFALAQAVEKRDKYTGDHCDRLARYSVMLGMALGLPRPQLVALHRGGYLHDIGKVCVPDAILFKKGPLTEEEWVVMRSHTTKGEEICRPMKTLAPVWPIIRNHHERWDGTGYPDGIKGEEIPLLARILQIADIFDALTTARPYKPALSTEETLQIMDDEVRRGWRDPELVPLFAESIQKTAKESPGDSPANQFHQSLDNMRRELMQ; from the coding sequence ATGGCATCGCACGAGTTTGTCTCCACCGCCGCGCCCGGCGAAATCGTCACCCCCGCCACGGACGCGGCCCTTCCCGCCGCCGACAGCTCTAGCGCGATTGTCGCCCCCGCCACTCGTCTGGAAGGCCGGGTGGAAGGCCGGCTAGAAGGAATGCTCGGGACCTCGGGTACCTGGGAACATCACACCGAACGAATCCCGGCCATCCTCATTCTCGACGACCTCGACATCAATCGCCGCCTCCTGCGCGCCATGCTGAAAACCGCGCAGTACAAGGTCTTCGAGGCCAAACGAGCCACCGAAGCGCTCCAGATCCTGGAACGCGAAACCGTCGATTTGCTCATCCTCGATCTCATGATGCCGGAAATGAGCGGCCTCGAGTTCTGCCAGCGCATCAAAGCAAACCGGAAGACGCAACTCGTGCCGATCCTCATGCTCACGAGCGTCCAGGGCATCGAAAACGAGATCGCCGGCATCTCCTCCGGCGCCGACGAGTTTCTAACGAAGCCGCTCCACCCCGAAGTCGTCCGCACCCGGATCCGCGCGATGCTCCGCAACAAGGCCGCCATCGATTCGCTCGAGGAAGCCGAAACGATCCTGTTCGCCCTCGCCCAGGCGGTGGAAAAGCGCGACAAGTACACCGGCGATCATTGCGACCGCCTCGCCCGCTACTCCGTCATGCTCGGCATGGCCCTCGGCCTTCCACGCCCGCAACTGGTGGCGCTACATCGCGGCGGCTATCTCCACGACATCGGCAAGGTCTGCGTGCCCGACGCGATTCTGTTCAAGAAGGGCCCACTTACCGAAGAAGAGTGGGTGGTTATGCGTTCCCACACCACCAAGGGCGAAGAGATCTGCCGCCCCATGAAAACCCTCGCCCCCGTCTGGCCCATCATCCGCAATCACCACGAGCGTTGGGACGGCACCGGCTACCCGGACGGCATCAAAGGCGAAGAGATCCCGCTCCTCGCCCGCATCCTCCAGATAGCCGACATCTTCGACGCGCTCACCACCGCCCGTCCCTACAAGCCCGCACTCTCCACCGAAGAGACGCTCCAGATCATGGATGACGAAGTCCGTCGCGGCTGGCGCGACCCGGAACTCGTCCCCCTCTTCGCCGAGAGCATCCAAAAAACAGCCAAGGAATCGCCCGGCGATTCGCCCGCCAACCAGTTCCACCAGTCCCTCGACAACATGCGCCGCGAACTCATGCAGTAG
- a CDS encoding NIPSNAP family protein, with the protein MHRRLFLGGITGLIGSSICDAAPKGSILELRRYRMRNSSEQQMQRTSEFIEKHAIPAGKRAGGVVAGVFANSVSPGGPFVLMVNQYKSLAAMEESQEKLAADKEFMGALESYYAGPLGYERVEVSLLRAFDSIPTAEAPPIEEGKAPRVFELRVYESNTPASLKRKIAMFEGGGEMGIFRRVGIRPVFFGSALAGPNLPNLTYMVCYDNLAAREAAWKAFLADPEWQKLRATPGLGDAELVSNIGNEFLRPLPFSAIR; encoded by the coding sequence ATGCACAGACGCCTTTTCCTGGGAGGAATCACCGGCTTGATCGGTTCTTCGATTTGCGACGCGGCGCCGAAGGGTTCGATTCTCGAACTGCGGCGGTACCGGATGAGGAACAGCTCCGAGCAACAGATGCAGCGGACCTCGGAGTTCATCGAGAAGCACGCGATTCCGGCGGGCAAGCGGGCCGGCGGCGTGGTGGCGGGCGTGTTCGCGAATTCGGTTTCGCCGGGGGGACCGTTCGTGTTGATGGTGAACCAGTACAAGTCGCTCGCGGCGATGGAGGAATCGCAGGAGAAGCTGGCGGCGGACAAGGAGTTTATGGGGGCGCTCGAAAGCTACTATGCCGGTCCGCTCGGGTACGAACGGGTGGAGGTGTCGCTGCTGCGGGCGTTCGATTCAATTCCGACGGCGGAGGCGCCGCCGATCGAAGAGGGCAAGGCGCCGCGGGTATTCGAGCTTCGGGTGTACGAATCAAACACGCCGGCGTCGTTGAAGCGGAAGATCGCGATGTTCGAGGGCGGCGGCGAGATGGGGATTTTCCGGCGGGTGGGGATCCGCCCGGTGTTCTTCGGGAGCGCGCTGGCAGGGCCGAATCTTCCGAACCTGACGTATATGGTCTGCTACGACAACCTCGCGGCGCGGGAAGCGGCGTGGAAGGCGTTTTTGGCCGATCCGGAGTGGCAGAAGCTGCGGGCGACGCCGGGATTGGGCGACGCCGAGCTCGTCTCCAATATCGGCAACGAGTTCCTGCGTCCGCTGCCGTTTTCGGCGATCCGGTAG
- a CDS encoding DinB family protein codes for MNRSTVRMSLLAAVVAGMVVAPAARAEGLQQGERDRAMSYLHATRKQFLDIATAVSDAQWNYKPPAGAWSLAEVAEHITLSEDLIYGMEQKIAGGAAAVGKKSAATDEQVAQKLTDRSFKAQAPEPLKPSHRWKSREGLLAEFKKWRDRTIEYVEKTPVDLRARLAPHPLFGDIDAYQWVLLIAAHSERHILQMREVMESPGYPRQTARR; via the coding sequence ATGAACAGAAGCACGGTCCGTATGTCGTTGTTGGCGGCGGTTGTGGCGGGAATGGTTGTGGCGCCGGCGGCGCGGGCGGAGGGGCTCCAGCAGGGCGAGCGGGACCGGGCGATGAGCTACCTGCACGCGACGCGGAAGCAGTTTCTGGACATCGCGACGGCGGTGTCGGACGCGCAGTGGAATTACAAGCCGCCGGCGGGGGCGTGGTCCCTGGCGGAGGTGGCCGAGCACATCACGTTGAGTGAGGATCTGATCTACGGGATGGAGCAGAAGATCGCCGGGGGCGCGGCGGCGGTGGGCAAGAAGAGCGCGGCTACCGACGAGCAGGTGGCGCAGAAGCTGACTGATCGCAGTTTCAAAGCGCAGGCGCCGGAACCGCTGAAGCCGAGCCACCGGTGGAAGTCGCGGGAGGGGTTGCTGGCGGAGTTCAAGAAGTGGCGGGATCGAACGATTGAATATGTGGAGAAGACGCCGGTGGATCTGCGGGCGCGGCTGGCTCCGCATCCATTGTTCGGGGATATCGACGCATACCAGTGGGTGCTGCTGATCGCGGCGCATTCGGAGCGGCATATTCTGCAAATGCGCGAAGTGATGGAGTCGCCGGGGTATCCGAGACAGACCGCGCGGCGATGA
- a CDS encoding acetylxylan esterase, whose product MHRRTFLATLGAASAAAQSRVDYPDYARVLPDFLRALARDAYARRSAALARLTTPAAIAERQAWVRRTFWNLAGGEPARTPLNARVTGGFERPAYRVENLIYESRPGLHIPANLYIPKTGRPPYPAVLFQMGHSGNGKAASLYQYCCQGLVQLGFLVLAFDPMGQGERTYYPRPGANLTRLPSADDEHTLPGKQLILTGDTSTRLQTWDAVRSLDYLAAHPLADPTRLASTGNSGGGTLTMLLAAADSRLACAAPVCPNSENLAAENFNPPGSTDDAEQNFIASGPEGFDRWDTLYPLAPKPLLVLVSGKDFFGTYSPRYIEDGRAEFARLRAVYEALGNPSNLAWHESPLPHGLSHDLRLAVYNWFRKHLQGIDTPLDTEPPIKAEPDDVLYASPTGNVVRDFHGLTPRALAQQNAAAITTPAPDPAAIRAALALDPAPAPKLTKYGETASQHALIHAVDVTSAPGVSVPIWDFRPRSASSGDLILLEPSGRNYSWNEDGLCQALAARGLHVIAPDLRAIGDLRPEYPRHAARHAAWHADEESYAWASLMLGKPLLGQRVADILAVRQALAPNGAQIAARGHMSIPALFAAYLDPAITRVKLHRGVASFRALLDTDDFPLSTANLLFGLLKITDLPQLRAALTARGATVTDINAWSAASF is encoded by the coding sequence ATGCACCGCCGGACTTTTCTCGCCACCCTTGGCGCCGCCAGCGCCGCCGCCCAATCCCGCGTCGACTACCCCGACTACGCCCGCGTCCTCCCCGACTTCCTCCGCGCCCTCGCTCGCGACGCCTATGCTCGCCGCAGCGCCGCCCTTGCCCGGCTCACCACCCCCGCCGCCATCGCCGAGCGCCAGGCCTGGGTCCGCCGGACATTCTGGAACCTCGCCGGAGGCGAGCCCGCCCGCACCCCGCTCAACGCCCGGGTCACCGGCGGCTTCGAACGCCCCGCCTATCGTGTCGAAAACCTGATCTACGAGTCCCGGCCCGGCCTCCACATCCCCGCCAATCTCTATATCCCGAAGACCGGCCGTCCGCCCTACCCCGCCGTGCTCTTTCAGATGGGCCACTCCGGCAACGGCAAGGCCGCCTCGCTCTACCAATATTGCTGCCAGGGCCTCGTCCAGCTCGGCTTCCTCGTCCTTGCCTTCGATCCCATGGGCCAAGGTGAACGCACCTACTACCCGCGCCCCGGCGCAAACCTCACCCGCCTTCCCTCCGCCGACGACGAACACACCCTACCCGGCAAGCAACTCATCCTCACCGGCGACACCTCCACCCGTCTCCAAACCTGGGACGCCGTTCGCTCCCTCGACTACCTCGCCGCCCATCCCCTCGCCGACCCCACCCGCCTCGCCTCCACCGGCAATTCCGGCGGCGGCACCCTCACCATGCTCCTCGCCGCCGCCGATTCGCGCCTTGCCTGCGCCGCCCCCGTCTGCCCCAACTCGGAAAACCTCGCCGCCGAAAACTTCAATCCCCCCGGCTCCACCGACGACGCCGAGCAGAACTTCATCGCCTCCGGCCCGGAAGGCTTCGACCGTTGGGACACTCTCTATCCCCTCGCCCCCAAGCCCCTCCTCGTCCTCGTCAGCGGCAAGGACTTCTTCGGTACCTACTCTCCCCGCTACATCGAAGACGGCCGCGCCGAGTTCGCCCGCCTCCGCGCCGTCTACGAAGCCCTCGGCAACCCATCCAACCTCGCCTGGCACGAATCCCCCCTCCCGCACGGCCTCTCCCACGACCTTCGCCTCGCCGTCTACAACTGGTTTCGCAAGCACCTCCAGGGCATCGATACGCCCCTCGACACCGAGCCGCCCATCAAAGCTGAACCCGATGACGTCCTCTACGCCTCACCCACCGGCAACGTCGTCCGCGACTTCCACGGACTCACCCCCCGCGCCCTCGCCCAACAAAATGCCGCCGCCATCACCACCCCTGCGCCCGACCCCGCCGCCATCCGCGCCGCTCTCGCCCTCGACCCGGCGCCCGCACCCAAACTGACCAAGTACGGCGAGACGGCATCCCAACACGCCCTCATCCACGCCGTCGACGTCACCTCCGCCCCCGGCGTCAGCGTCCCTATCTGGGACTTTCGCCCCCGCTCCGCCTCTTCCGGCGACCTCATCCTCCTCGAACCCTCCGGCCGCAATTACTCCTGGAACGAAGACGGACTTTGCCAGGCCCTCGCCGCCCGCGGCCTGCATGTCATCGCCCCGGACCTCCGCGCCATCGGTGACCTCCGCCCCGAATACCCTCGCCATGCCGCCCGCCACGCCGCCTGGCACGCCGACGAAGAGTCCTATGCCTGGGCCTCGCTCATGCTCGGCAAGCCCCTCCTCGGCCAGCGCGTCGCCGATATCCTCGCCGTCCGCCAGGCCCTCGCCCCGAACGGCGCCCAAATCGCCGCGCGCGGACACATGTCCATCCCTGCGCTGTTCGCCGCCTACCTCGACCCCGCCATCACCCGCGTCAAGCTCCATCGCGGCGTCGCCTCCTTCCGCGCCCTCCTCGATACCGACGACTTCCCCCTCTCCACCGCCAACCTTCTATTCGGTCTCCTCAAGATCACCGACCTCCCGCAACTCCGCGCCGCCCTCACCGCAAGAGGCGCCACCGTCACCGACATCAATGCCTGGTCCGCCGCGTCCTTTTGA
- a CDS encoding enolase C-terminal domain-like protein: MKITRLKLHPVAIADGPLRSSYGRHAPYALRTIVELETTDGITGFSETYGGDGPIAALEAVRSLVEGADPFQLTGLWMSLAARAEKESAGDRSQTHHVPGENPLDVHTRTFAAIEVACLDAIGKAIGKPLCDVVGGRARSNPPFSAYLFYKHGGGGGLGDDAREDEYGDCMTPESMVRQCKQMIAKYGFKEIKLKGGVLDPDQEIETIRLLRAEFGPAYPLRIDPNCAWSVETSVKVGRELKEELSAGGYLEDPAAGLDGMAEVRRNLLAEGNDTPLASNVATTCFEHLPIAKNLDSVQIVLSDPHYWGGIRAQLHLSKFTEVLGMGLSMHSNNHLGVSMMIMAHAAAACPHLPYACDTHYPWQTEIDEVVLGGRVPIVDGAVAIPDKPGLGIELDYDQIARGEERYRNLPYRKRDDEAEMRKHVDPNWRRVLPRW, encoded by the coding sequence GTGAAGATCACACGGCTGAAGCTCCACCCGGTCGCCATCGCCGACGGGCCCCTGCGGAGTTCTTACGGGCGTCACGCCCCCTACGCCCTGCGTACCATCGTTGAACTCGAAACCACCGACGGTATCACCGGCTTCAGCGAAACCTACGGCGGCGACGGCCCCATCGCCGCGCTCGAAGCGGTCCGCTCCCTCGTCGAAGGCGCTGACCCCTTCCAGCTCACCGGACTCTGGATGTCTCTCGCCGCCCGCGCCGAAAAGGAATCCGCCGGCGACCGCTCCCAGACCCACCACGTCCCGGGCGAAAACCCACTCGACGTCCACACCCGCACCTTCGCCGCCATCGAAGTCGCCTGTCTCGACGCCATCGGCAAAGCGATCGGAAAGCCCCTCTGCGATGTAGTCGGCGGCCGCGCCCGGTCGAACCCTCCTTTCTCCGCCTATCTCTTTTATAAGCACGGCGGCGGAGGCGGCCTCGGCGATGACGCCCGCGAGGATGAGTACGGCGACTGCATGACCCCCGAGTCCATGGTCCGCCAGTGCAAGCAGATGATCGCCAAGTATGGGTTCAAGGAGATCAAACTCAAGGGCGGAGTCCTTGACCCCGATCAGGAAATCGAGACCATCAGACTTCTCCGTGCCGAGTTCGGCCCCGCCTATCCTCTCCGCATCGATCCCAACTGCGCCTGGAGCGTAGAGACGTCGGTGAAAGTCGGCCGCGAACTCAAGGAAGAACTCTCCGCCGGCGGATACCTCGAGGATCCCGCCGCCGGGCTCGACGGCATGGCCGAGGTTCGCCGGAACCTGCTCGCCGAGGGCAACGACACGCCGCTCGCCTCAAACGTCGCCACCACCTGCTTCGAGCACCTCCCCATCGCCAAGAACCTCGACAGCGTGCAGATCGTCCTCTCGGACCCGCACTACTGGGGCGGAATTCGCGCCCAGCTCCATCTCTCGAAGTTCACCGAAGTGCTCGGCATGGGCCTGTCGATGCACTCCAACAATCACCTTGGCGTCAGCATGATGATCATGGCGCACGCCGCCGCCGCTTGCCCCCATCTGCCCTACGCCTGCGACACCCACTACCCCTGGCAGACTGAGATCGACGAAGTCGTCCTCGGAGGCCGCGTCCCCATCGTCGATGGCGCCGTGGCCATCCCGGATAAGCCCGGCCTCGGTATCGAACTCGATTACGATCAAATCGCCCGCGGCGAGGAACGCTACCGCAACCTCCCCTATCGCAAACGCGACGACGAGGCCGAGATGCGCAAGCACGTCGACCCCAACTGGCGCCGCGTCCTCCCCCGCTGGTAA
- a CDS encoding 5-dehydro-4-deoxyglucarate dehydratase codes for MSAQREFAKKLTGVFGFPVTSFKQNLSLDLDGQARNVDEMTKHPFCALVATGGTGEMYSMSVEENIEVARISIDAANGRMPVVCGIGYNTTMAIAMAKAMEKAGADAFLVMPPYYTNAPVEGLIDYYAAIGAATDLPISLYSRDWASFSPDMVARLADRIPTLAFWKDGQGDARKYQRIMSKLGDRLAWIGGIGDDCVPAYFAIGVQAYTSSISTIAPKLSLSLADAGLKRDFAKLDELMRGYVHPLYALRDKMKGYEVAVMKRAMELLGKPAGPVRPPLNDIKPAELEELRNVMELFKPWF; via the coding sequence ATGAGCGCACAACGTGAATTCGCCAAGAAGCTGACCGGTGTTTTCGGCTTCCCCGTCACCTCCTTCAAGCAGAACCTCTCGCTCGACCTCGACGGCCAGGCCCGCAACGTCGACGAGATGACCAAACATCCCTTCTGCGCCCTCGTCGCCACCGGCGGCACCGGCGAGATGTATTCGATGTCGGTCGAGGAGAACATCGAGGTCGCTCGTATCTCGATCGACGCGGCGAACGGACGCATGCCCGTCGTCTGCGGTATCGGCTACAACACTACGATGGCCATCGCGATGGCGAAAGCCATGGAGAAGGCGGGAGCCGACGCTTTCCTCGTCATGCCGCCCTACTACACCAACGCTCCCGTCGAGGGCCTGATCGACTACTACGCCGCCATCGGCGCCGCCACCGATCTCCCCATCTCGCTCTACTCGCGCGACTGGGCTTCGTTCTCCCCCGACATGGTCGCCCGCCTCGCCGACCGCATCCCGACGCTCGCCTTCTGGAAAGACGGTCAGGGCGACGCCCGCAAGTATCAGCGCATCATGTCCAAGCTCGGTGACCGCCTCGCCTGGATCGGCGGCATCGGCGACGATTGCGTCCCCGCCTACTTCGCCATCGGCGTTCAGGCCTATACGTCTTCCATCTCCACCATCGCCCCGAAGCTCTCCCTCTCCCTCGCCGACGCCGGCCTCAAACGTGACTTCGCCAAGCTCGACGAGCTCATGAGGGGCTACGTCCACCCGCTCTACGCCCTCCGCGACAAGATGAAGGGCTACGAAGTCGCCGTGATGAAGCGCGCCATGGAACTGCTCGGCAAACCCGCCGGGCCGGTCCGCCCGCCGCTCAACGACATCAAGCCGGCCGAACTCGAAGAGCTTAGGAATGTGATGGAACTCTTCAAGCCCTGGTTCTAG